One Ethanoligenens harbinense YUAN-3 genomic window carries:
- a CDS encoding LamG-like jellyroll fold domain-containing protein: MKKFRKTLAVFLSVLIALSGLQGMLSLAKADGIQSNLLVQYNFDETSGTTAHDASGHGNDGTLSSGASWGTGKDNGGVVLNGSNGYVTIPKGVMNGVHNVTVMADVYVTSAATNRWLFGIGPNSGTYIFVNSLNGSGHLYGAITTNGTTGNGYMNEQGVSGSALSVGAWNNVALVLSLDSKTEQLYVNGKCVATNASMTSDPAAMYTAAADFTGYIGKSLYSGDPYFNGKVDNFRIYNTALTSDQLSSILNATVSSVPNSVAVTTTVGTAPVLPALVSATYSDGSTKNVAVTWDAVDPSSYASGGDFTVKGVVVGTSQPITANIDVMNKLALSADNTTAHTVDLNWPAEEGATQYQVYRSSTSGSGYSRVYQGTAANFTDTNLDESQSYYYVVTYRDATSESAYSNEVAVTTKPGTPVAPDLSESYYSSDSATLNWNAVHGADFYNLYRADSAGGTYAQIYSGTALSYTDTGLSPKSTYYYKVTADNTYGESELSAVLAAKTRDSTVADWKFNSSEVKSGTAQSGNLVIKDASGNGNDLNEETFGSASDWSQYVNFSDDKMTADGQGSIQWTAANAKTNGTNTGADFITTAGSPISKEQFTNGYTMELLYKFPSYWTTSQAWMSFLQRSGEANSISEPQGTFNIALSNCKETQVESSNAADNTSYKFDSAWGVTMDEGDKWYEITVVNDTKSIKVYLNGADGFRDITGTLVGIYADPSDGRFRIGGCYYGGVLDKLLEGNLQEVRVSDRALAQSEWLVPDPTQYLQNYGSNSSFTMHNVDDYNMALFPDTQYEIEDVPQTMTADVKWLIDNQVKNRIKSVIHLGDVVQVDDSPDENDRALNIFGQLAKNGVPFFVQPGNHDFYNGGGNFGEATWCGVSSYYRTNWGSQSQYISDFSNNVKDATLTNNSPSGLSSYMIFNAGSYKYMVLSLAWNQNTSAYPSINSNDLTWFENVLKANPNIPTIVTSHDLFAVSPTDPSAITLDNSHDDSANGTLVWNIVKNYNQVFMMVAGHNHGSGMMTLTNNSGNSVIGLLSDYQFAYNGGEGWMKMLEFNEEANKLYISTYSPYAASLSSSKKAFFDVNYLTGTGNYNEIDFNFSLRFSGMSSSIYKTAADAVSTKIASLPDSITLTDQADVQAAQAAYDALTNDEQPLVSNYDVLAADESIITKEINQAAAKSVIDAIAALPAAVTLNDQAALQAAQSAYDALTDDQKAMVTNYSVLTADEARLTTLQQEQAAAKVVQQQIAALPADVSLSDVDAVVAARTAYDALTDEEKTMVTNYATLTADEAAIAAVELNAEKAALQSAIADAQTLHDGAVAGDHEGDYAQSNIDALQDSINTSQAVKNDANATLGQIQAAITSLNGATAAFRNTAVTVDRTQLNTLVAAVTKLDSTKYTQDSWKALGDALAAARKVLAGEPSQEEINSAFSTLQAAQDALTPITIGHETSASAASSSLSNTASAASSSGEEANPKTGQETPWVLYGIDFLLVALVVAGILIFVRSQKRKSV; the protein is encoded by the coding sequence TGTTTATGTGACATCTGCCGCGACAAACAGATGGCTTTTCGGGATTGGCCCGAACAGCGGCACATATATTTTCGTCAACTCTCTGAACGGCAGCGGACATCTTTACGGTGCCATTACCACCAACGGTACGACAGGCAACGGGTACATGAACGAGCAGGGGGTCTCCGGCTCTGCGCTGTCAGTTGGTGCGTGGAACAATGTGGCGCTGGTTCTTTCGCTTGATTCCAAAACGGAACAGTTATATGTGAACGGCAAGTGTGTCGCCACAAACGCCAGCATGACGTCTGACCCGGCCGCCATGTACACCGCCGCCGCCGATTTTACCGGATATATTGGAAAGTCTCTATATTCCGGCGATCCGTACTTTAACGGTAAGGTAGATAATTTCCGTATTTACAACACGGCGCTCACCTCAGATCAGCTTTCATCCATTCTGAACGCCACGGTTTCTTCCGTACCGAATTCAGTTGCCGTGACGACAACTGTCGGTACGGCACCCGTGCTGCCGGCACTGGTGAGCGCAACATATTCCGACGGCTCGACAAAAAACGTCGCCGTCACATGGGATGCAGTTGATCCATCTTCCTATGCGTCCGGCGGTGACTTCACGGTGAAAGGCGTTGTTGTGGGCACATCGCAGCCCATCACCGCGAATATCGACGTGATGAACAAGCTCGCGCTGAGTGCGGACAATACAACCGCGCACACGGTCGATTTGAACTGGCCCGCGGAGGAGGGCGCGACGCAATATCAAGTTTATCGTTCCTCAACCTCCGGCAGCGGCTATTCCCGCGTTTATCAGGGCACCGCGGCGAATTTTACGGATACGAATCTGGACGAATCGCAGTCTTACTATTATGTCGTAACCTACCGGGATGCCACGAGCGAATCCGCCTATTCCAATGAGGTGGCAGTCACAACGAAGCCAGGCACACCGGTCGCTCCCGACCTGAGCGAGAGTTATTACTCCAGCGACAGCGCAACGCTCAACTGGAATGCAGTTCACGGGGCAGATTTCTACAATCTCTATCGTGCCGACAGTGCAGGAGGAACTTATGCACAGATTTACAGCGGCACCGCACTGAGCTACACCGATACAGGGCTTTCCCCAAAATCCACCTATTATTACAAGGTGACGGCCGACAACACATACGGCGAGTCGGAACTGAGCGCCGTTCTTGCCGCGAAGACGCGCGACTCCACGGTTGCAGACTGGAAATTCAACTCGTCCGAAGTCAAATCCGGCACGGCGCAAAGCGGCAACCTTGTCATTAAGGACGCAAGCGGTAACGGCAACGATCTGAATGAAGAAACCTTTGGCTCGGCGTCCGATTGGAGCCAGTACGTCAATTTCAGCGACGACAAAATGACGGCGGACGGACAGGGCAGCATACAGTGGACCGCCGCAAACGCCAAAACGAACGGGACTAACACAGGCGCTGATTTTATTACCACAGCGGGCTCGCCCATCAGCAAGGAACAGTTTACCAACGGATATACCATGGAGTTGCTCTACAAATTTCCGTCGTATTGGACAACCAGCCAGGCATGGATGTCGTTCCTCCAGCGTTCCGGGGAAGCCAACTCCATTTCGGAGCCGCAGGGCACGTTCAACATTGCGCTTTCCAACTGCAAGGAAACGCAGGTCGAATCCTCCAACGCAGCGGACAACACCAGTTACAAATTCGATTCTGCATGGGGCGTTACCATGGACGAGGGCGATAAATGGTATGAAATCACCGTCGTCAATGACACAAAATCTATCAAAGTCTATTTGAACGGCGCGGACGGGTTCCGCGACATCACCGGTACGCTGGTCGGTATTTATGCAGACCCGAGCGACGGACGTTTCCGGATTGGCGGATGTTACTACGGCGGTGTGCTGGACAAGCTGCTGGAAGGCAATCTGCAGGAAGTGCGCGTTTCCGATCGGGCGCTTGCGCAGAGCGAGTGGCTGGTGCCCGACCCCACGCAATATCTGCAGAACTACGGTTCCAACAGCTCGTTTACTATGCATAACGTGGACGATTACAACATGGCGCTTTTCCCAGATACCCAGTATGAAATTGAAGACGTGCCGCAAACCATGACAGCTGACGTCAAGTGGCTGATTGACAACCAGGTCAAAAACCGGATCAAATCGGTTATTCATTTGGGTGATGTCGTTCAGGTGGACGACAGCCCGGATGAAAACGACCGCGCGCTCAACATCTTCGGTCAGCTCGCCAAGAACGGCGTTCCATTTTTTGTGCAGCCGGGCAACCACGATTTCTACAACGGCGGCGGAAACTTCGGCGAGGCGACCTGGTGCGGAGTCTCCAGTTATTACCGCACCAATTGGGGTTCCCAAAGCCAGTATATCTCCGATTTCAGCAACAATGTAAAAGACGCCACGTTAACAAACAACTCGCCGTCCGGGTTGAGCTCCTATATGATTTTCAACGCAGGTAGCTACAAGTACATGGTGCTCTCTCTGGCGTGGAACCAGAACACCAGCGCCTATCCCAGCATCAACTCGAACGACCTAACCTGGTTTGAAAACGTCCTGAAGGCTAATCCCAATATTCCGACCATTGTAACAAGCCACGACCTGTTTGCGGTTTCCCCCACTGACCCCAGTGCGATCACACTGGACAACAGTCACGACGACAGTGCAAACGGTACTCTGGTCTGGAATATCGTCAAGAACTACAATCAGGTGTTTATGATGGTGGCCGGGCATAACCACGGCTCCGGTATGATGACGCTGACCAACAACTCTGGCAATTCGGTAATCGGCCTGCTTTCCGACTATCAGTTTGCCTACAATGGCGGCGAAGGCTGGATGAAAATGCTGGAGTTCAACGAAGAGGCGAACAAGCTCTATATTTCCACTTATTCGCCTTATGCTGCCTCGCTGTCGTCTTCCAAAAAGGCCTTCTTCGATGTGAATTACCTGACCGGAACAGGCAATTACAACGAGATTGATTTTAATTTCAGCTTGCGGTTTTCAGGCATGTCGTCCTCAATCTACAAAACGGCTGCGGATGCGGTCTCCACAAAGATTGCATCCCTGCCGGACAGCATTACCTTGACGGATCAGGCCGATGTCCAGGCCGCACAGGCGGCTTATGACGCTTTGACAAATGATGAACAGCCTTTGGTAAGCAATTACGATGTGTTGGCTGCGGATGAAAGTATCATCACCAAAGAGATCAATCAGGCTGCTGCCAAGTCGGTGATCGACGCGATTGCGGCGCTGCCAGCAGCCGTCACGCTGAACGATCAGGCCGCATTGCAGGCTGCTCAAAGCGCATATGATGCTCTGACGGATGATCAGAAGGCAATGGTGACCAATTATTCTGTATTGACCGCGGATGAGGCGAGGCTTACGACACTGCAGCAAGAGCAGGCCGCTGCCAAAGTAGTTCAGCAGCAAATCGCGGCGCTGCCGGCCGATGTTTCCCTGAGCGACGTGGATGCGGTCGTGGCTGCACGTACGGCATACGACGCATTGACGGATGAAGAAAAGACTATGGTAACCAATTACGCTACACTGACCGCGGACGAGGCCGCCATTGCGGCCGTGGAGCTCAACGCGGAAAAGGCCGCGTTGCAGTCCGCCATCGCCGATGCGCAGACACTGCACGACGGGGCTGTTGCGGGTGACCATGAGGGAGACTATGCACAAAGCAACATTGATGCGCTTCAAGATAGCATCAATACATCCCAAGCGGTGAAAAACGATGCAAATGCCACACTGGGCCAAATTCAAGCGGCTATCACGTCACTGAATGGCGCAACGGCCGCATTCCGGAACACAGCGGTTACCGTTGACCGCACCCAGCTGAACACACTAGTTGCGGCGGTTACGAAGCTGGATTCCACGAAATACACCCAGGACAGTTGGAAGGCGCTCGGCGATGCGCTGGCGGCTGCGCGGAAGGTTCTCGCCGGGGAACCGAGCCAAGAAGAAATCAACAGCGCGTTCAGCACGCTGCAGGCAGCTCAAGACGCTTTGACTCCGATCACGATCGGGCATGAGACATCCGCTTCTGCTGCGTCGTCGTCTTTGTCCAACACGGCATCCGCCGCATCCTCGTCGGGTGAGGAGGCAAACCCTAAAACCGGCCAGGAAACGCCATGGGTTCTCTATGGCATCGATTTTCTGCTGGTTGCCCTTGTTGTAGCGGGCATTCTAATCTTTGTACGGTCGCAAAAACGCAAATCCGTGTGA
- a CDS encoding YibE/F family protein, with the protein MGSLWHRFSAGCPCCSGHSNLCTVAKTQIRVRAECRSNVLRSTLYETAEIFRADKGQPQKMQAPETSGLGGPLQFMFLKVRSKCFPNPKVTVRRSILAALAVTYVVFLIWFNQVDKAKLVDYSGRYYVKAKVVQIIRDNLASNGQRNGSQLVQVRVLEGKDKGRLFSASSSSSDQIGVICRVGMEVIVNISISTNSGSVATVYGPNREPILYGIIAAFVLALWLIGGKKGIRSIAALAFTFSALIFFYMPLIYRGFSPFWGAVLISVLTAVVSLYIIGGHTVKTAAGIVGTIFGIMAAGLFAAIAGHIANISGYSVSEYESLIVIGQGTKIGIGELLFAGILFSSLGAVMDVGYSIASAIAELEAQNPDVSGRQLFRSGVRIGRDMIGTMCNTLILAFVGGMLIMLVTIYAYNQPYTETINSSEIAIDIIQSLSGSFGMILTVPMVALVSSHLIPILKRRKKRAV; encoded by the coding sequence ATGGGTTCTCTATGGCATCGATTTTCTGCTGGTTGCCCTTGTTGTAGCGGGCATTCTAATCTTTGTACGGTCGCAAAAACGCAAATCCGTGTGAGGGCGGAATGTCGATCGAATGTACTGCGGTCGACGCTCTATGAGACAGCGGAGATATTTCGCGCAGACAAGGGACAGCCGCAAAAAATGCAGGCGCCCGAAACAAGCGGTTTGGGGGGTCCGTTGCAATTTATGTTTTTAAAAGTGCGTTCAAAGTGTTTTCCAAATCCAAAAGTTACCGTACGAAGGAGCATCCTTGCAGCTCTTGCGGTTACCTATGTGGTGTTTTTGATCTGGTTTAACCAGGTTGACAAGGCAAAGCTGGTTGACTATTCGGGAAGATATTATGTAAAGGCAAAGGTCGTTCAAATCATTCGGGACAATCTGGCTTCAAACGGGCAGCGCAATGGCAGCCAATTGGTGCAGGTGCGTGTGCTGGAGGGGAAGGACAAAGGGCGGCTTTTCAGCGCCTCAAGCAGCAGCAGCGACCAGATTGGCGTGATTTGCCGGGTGGGGATGGAGGTAATCGTCAACATCAGCATATCCACCAACAGCGGAAGCGTCGCGACGGTTTACGGTCCAAACCGGGAACCCATTTTGTACGGTATTATCGCCGCTTTTGTCCTGGCTCTTTGGCTCATCGGCGGGAAAAAGGGCATTCGCTCCATAGCTGCGCTGGCATTTACCTTTTCCGCACTGATCTTTTTTTACATGCCTTTAATTTACCGCGGATTTTCACCGTTTTGGGGCGCTGTTCTAATTTCTGTGCTGACAGCGGTTGTCAGTCTCTACATCATTGGCGGGCATACGGTCAAAACAGCCGCCGGCATAGTGGGAACGATTTTCGGCATCATGGCCGCCGGCCTGTTCGCGGCGATCGCCGGACACATTGCCAACATATCGGGCTACAGTGTTTCCGAGTACGAATCGCTCATCGTGATTGGTCAGGGAACTAAAATCGGCATCGGCGAGCTGCTGTTTGCCGGCATTCTGTTTTCTTCCCTAGGTGCCGTGATGGATGTGGGATATTCCATTGCGTCCGCAATTGCGGAACTTGAGGCTCAAAACCCAGACGTATCCGGCAGGCAGCTCTTTCGCTCCGGCGTGCGCATCGGACGCGACATGATCGGCACCATGTGCAACACGTTGATCCTGGCTTTTGTCGGCGGAATGCTCATCATGCTGGTAACCATTTATGCATATAACCAGCCGTACACGGAGACGATTAATTCATCTGAAATTGCCATCGACATCATTCAGAGTTTGTCTGGCAGCTTTGGAATGATTCTAACCGTTCCGATGGTTGCGCTTGTCTCGTCGCATTTGATTCCGATTTTGAAAAGACGAAAAAAACGCGCGGTGTAA